A genomic window from Halorubrum trapanicum includes:
- a CDS encoding MATE family efflux transporter yields the protein MLSRLRYGAARVGEAVAGALDRAGVIDRSRLDETMGLAWPRIVTGFAIMSKNTVDLAVIGYAVGVSAVAGMGYAFAYWQLAKFVSIGLAGGTVSLVSQNYGGDERGRAGLVVKQSLIVAALLAAPIVAGYVLGAERLIALVGGDGAALAAGTTYLAVTAPALAFEYFNMIASRTYAGVGDTRTPMVARAGGALLNVVLTVWFVLGAGLGVFGAGLGTAVSIAAVGLVLAWGMTGRSYFGRGASPVPVGRSGPWFDAGLTRQLLRVSAPLIARRVAEGIVVFPLLWIASSFGQATVAALEVGRRVRALLGSFSWGFSIAASTLVGQRLGAGEETLATAYGRDVIALSAVVYVAASAAVIAAATPIAGVFVDEPAAVSATAAFVVTAAVSAVPLGIDGSVTGSLRGAGDTRWPFVASMIGLYAFALPVALAGLVTPLGVGGLYAALVAEKLVPAGLNGYRFRSNRWQAVSRQYRPDAGDAEEGVG from the coding sequence ATGCTATCCCGGCTCCGGTACGGCGCCGCGCGCGTCGGCGAGGCGGTCGCGGGCGCGCTCGACCGGGCCGGCGTCATCGACCGGTCGCGGCTCGACGAGACGATGGGGCTGGCGTGGCCTCGGATCGTGACGGGGTTCGCGATCATGTCGAAGAACACCGTGGACCTCGCGGTGATCGGCTACGCGGTGGGCGTCTCGGCGGTCGCGGGCATGGGGTACGCCTTCGCGTACTGGCAGCTGGCGAAGTTCGTCTCCATCGGGCTCGCCGGCGGCACCGTCTCGCTCGTCTCGCAGAACTACGGCGGCGACGAGCGCGGGCGGGCCGGGCTCGTCGTGAAGCAGTCGCTGATCGTGGCCGCGCTGCTCGCCGCCCCCATCGTCGCCGGCTACGTCCTCGGCGCGGAGCGGCTGATCGCCCTCGTCGGCGGCGACGGGGCGGCGCTGGCCGCGGGGACGACCTACCTCGCCGTCACGGCGCCCGCGCTCGCCTTCGAGTACTTCAACATGATCGCCAGCCGGACGTACGCCGGCGTCGGCGACACCCGCACCCCGATGGTCGCGCGCGCCGGCGGCGCGCTGTTGAACGTCGTGCTCACGGTCTGGTTCGTCCTCGGCGCCGGCCTCGGCGTGTTCGGAGCCGGGCTCGGCACCGCGGTCTCCATCGCCGCCGTCGGGCTGGTCCTCGCGTGGGGGATGACCGGCCGGTCCTACTTCGGCCGCGGCGCCTCGCCCGTCCCGGTCGGGCGCTCCGGCCCGTGGTTCGACGCCGGGCTGACGCGCCAGCTGCTGCGGGTGTCCGCGCCCCTCATCGCCCGTCGAGTCGCGGAGGGGATCGTCGTCTTCCCGCTCCTGTGGATCGCGTCGTCGTTCGGCCAGGCGACCGTCGCCGCCTTAGAGGTCGGCCGCCGCGTCAGGGCCCTGCTCGGCAGCTTCAGCTGGGGCTTCTCCATCGCCGCGAGCACGCTCGTCGGCCAGCGGCTCGGCGCGGGCGAGGAGACGCTCGCGACCGCGTACGGCCGCGACGTGATCGCCTTGTCGGCGGTCGTCTACGTGGCCGCGTCGGCCGCGGTGATCGCCGCCGCGACGCCGATCGCGGGCGTGTTCGTCGACGAGCCGGCGGCGGTGAGCGCGACGGCGGCGTTCGTCGTCACCGCCGCGGTCTCGGCGGTACCGCTCGGGATCGACGGCTCGGTCACGGGGTCGCTGCGCGGCGCGGGCGACACGCGGTGGCCCTTCGTCGCGTCGATGATCGGGCTGTACGCGTTCGCGCTCCCGGTCGCGCTCGCCGGCCTCGTTACACCGCTCGGCGTCGGCGGCCTCTACGCGGCGCTGGTGGCGGAGAAGCTCGTGCCCGCCGGACTGAACGGCTACCGGTTCCGCTCGAACCGGTGGCAGGCGGTCAGCCGGCAGTACCGGCCCGACGCGGGCGACGCGGAAGAAGGGGTCGGGTGA
- a CDS encoding mechanosensitive ion channel family protein, protein MYPLQLDAIANAVDVAAIATTALRFLAGFLAVLLLGKLVLVPGLRRIVRSRGFDEAVLSLGTNVLNAVVWVAAIAIGFAVAGYGSFLSAFAVFGGAIALAVGFAAQDLLGNFVAGVFILKDKPFEVGDWIEWNGNSGRVEEIDLRVSRVRTFDNELVTVPNGDLANSAVTNPVAYDTLRQKFVFGIGYDDDIEEATDIIVEEAEAHEEILDDPGVSVRLVELGDSAVGLQSRWWIADPDRGDFVRVRSEYVTAVKEAFDDAGIDMPYVHRQLTGSVEVIEEVAADE, encoded by the coding sequence ATGTACCCCTTACAGCTCGACGCGATCGCGAACGCCGTCGACGTGGCGGCGATCGCGACCACGGCGCTCCGATTCCTCGCCGGCTTCCTCGCGGTGTTGCTGCTCGGAAAGCTCGTCTTGGTCCCCGGGCTCCGGCGGATCGTCAGATCGCGCGGGTTCGACGAGGCGGTTCTGAGCCTCGGCACGAACGTCCTCAACGCCGTCGTCTGGGTGGCGGCGATCGCGATCGGCTTCGCCGTGGCCGGCTACGGGAGTTTCCTCTCGGCGTTCGCGGTGTTCGGCGGTGCCATCGCCCTCGCGGTCGGCTTCGCCGCGCAGGACCTCCTCGGAAACTTCGTCGCCGGCGTGTTCATCCTGAAGGACAAGCCGTTCGAGGTCGGCGACTGGATCGAGTGGAACGGCAACTCCGGTCGCGTCGAGGAGATCGACCTGCGCGTCTCGCGCGTCCGGACGTTCGACAACGAGCTGGTGACGGTACCGAACGGGGACCTCGCGAACAGCGCGGTGACGAACCCCGTCGCCTACGACACGCTCCGGCAGAAGTTCGTCTTCGGGATCGGGTACGACGACGACATCGAGGAGGCGACGGACATCATCGTCGAGGAGGCCGAGGCCCACGAGGAGATCCTCGACGATCCGGGCGTCTCGGTCCGGCTCGTCGAGCTCGGCGACTCGGCGGTCGGCCTCCAGTCCCGCTGGTGGATCGCCGACCCCGACCGCGGCGACTTCGTCCGCGTGCGCTCCGAGTACGTCACCGCGGTGAAGGAGGCGTTCGACGACGCCGGCATCGACATGCCGTACGTCCACCGGCAGCTCACCGGCAGCGTGGAAGTGATCGAAGAGGTCGCCGCCGACGAGTAA
- the cofG gene encoding 7,8-didemethyl-8-hydroxy-5-deazariboflavin synthase subunit CofG, with the protein MFAGADEYGVDVAMDERDVERLLSVRPDDVEAADRLTFARNVFIPLTTACRYTCTYCTYYDVPGEASLLSPEEVREQCRVGADAGCTEALFTFGDDPDDRYTEVHETLAEWGFDSIHEYLSRACEIALEEGLLPHSNPGDLTESQFAALREVNASMGVMLETTADVDAHSGGRRKTPGQRLNTIRAAGRQGVPFTTGILVGIGEDWRDRAESLLAIRALHERHGHVQEVIVQNVVPNERSDFPKPDLATMRRVVAMARAALPPEVSVQVPPNLSPAADLVDCGIDDLGGVSPVTDDYINPAYEWPDLRELEAVADVGGVPLRERLPTYARYLPDDIRPAGVEPAPEPDGREAWIPPAVRERIAADDVHGRRLRGVARGDGPLAVRSD; encoded by the coding sequence GTGTTCGCCGGAGCCGACGAGTACGGCGTCGACGTCGCTATGGACGAGCGGGACGTCGAGCGGCTGCTCTCGGTCCGCCCGGACGATGTCGAGGCCGCCGACCGGCTCACCTTCGCGCGCAACGTCTTCATCCCGCTCACGACAGCGTGCCGGTACACCTGTACGTACTGCACCTACTACGACGTTCCCGGGGAGGCGTCGCTCCTGTCGCCCGAGGAGGTGCGCGAGCAGTGCCGCGTCGGCGCCGACGCGGGCTGTACGGAGGCGCTTTTCACCTTCGGCGACGACCCCGACGACCGGTACACCGAGGTCCACGAGACGCTCGCCGAGTGGGGGTTCGACTCGATCCACGAGTACCTCTCTCGGGCCTGCGAGATAGCTCTGGAGGAGGGGCTGCTCCCCCACTCGAACCCGGGCGACCTGACGGAGTCGCAGTTCGCCGCCCTCCGCGAGGTGAACGCCTCGATGGGCGTCATGCTCGAGACGACCGCCGACGTCGACGCGCACAGCGGGGGGCGGCGGAAGACGCCCGGCCAGCGGCTCAACACGATCCGCGCGGCCGGCCGGCAGGGCGTCCCGTTCACGACCGGCATCTTAGTCGGCATCGGCGAGGACTGGCGCGACCGCGCCGAGAGCCTGCTCGCGATCCGGGCGCTCCACGAGCGACACGGCCACGTCCAGGAGGTGATCGTCCAGAACGTCGTCCCCAACGAGCGGTCGGACTTCCCGAAGCCCGACCTCGCGACGATGCGCCGGGTCGTCGCGATGGCGCGCGCGGCGCTCCCGCCCGAGGTGTCGGTTCAGGTGCCGCCGAACCTCTCGCCGGCGGCCGATCTGGTCGACTGCGGCATCGACGACCTCGGCGGCGTCTCGCCGGTGACGGACGACTACATCAACCCCGCGTACGAGTGGCCGGACCTCCGCGAGCTCGAAGCCGTGGCCGACGTCGGCGGCGTCCCGCTGCGCGAGCGACTGCCGACGTACGCGCGGTACCTCCCGGACGACATCCGGCCCGCGGGCGTCGAGCCAGCCCCCGAGCCCGACGGTCGCGAGGCGTGGATCCCCCCCGCGGTCCGAGAGCGGATCGCCGCGGACGACGTCCACGGCCGTCGGCTCCGCGGGGTCGCCCGTGGCGACGGCCCGCTCGCGGTGCGGAGCGACTGA
- the cofC gene encoding 2-phospho-L-lactate guanylyltransferase: MEVIVPFSTDRPKSRLSDVLSPDERSEFARAMLDDVLDAVAAAGGEPLVLATDAVDVDRPVTVDERPLTDAVNAALDARLGAEGRSDDTPEPVAVAMSDLALATPVALGRLFEAGRDADVAMAPGRGGGTNAFVASHPEFRVDYHGASYLDHREIASDVGAAFVAVDSHRLGADVDEPADLAEVLIHGEGRSAAWLREAGFVLDASDGRVAVVRE; the protein is encoded by the coding sequence ATGGAGGTCATCGTCCCCTTTTCGACCGACCGCCCGAAGTCGCGACTCTCGGACGTCCTCTCCCCCGACGAGCGAAGCGAGTTCGCGCGGGCGATGCTCGACGACGTGCTGGACGCCGTCGCGGCGGCTGGCGGCGAGCCGCTGGTCCTCGCCACCGACGCGGTCGATGTCGACCGCCCGGTCACCGTCGACGAGCGCCCGCTGACGGACGCCGTGAACGCGGCGCTGGACGCGCGGCTGGGAGCGGAGGGGAGAAGCGACGACACTCCCGAGCCGGTCGCCGTCGCCATGTCGGACCTCGCGCTCGCGACCCCGGTCGCGCTCGGGCGGCTGTTCGAGGCCGGCCGGGACGCCGACGTCGCGATGGCGCCGGGCCGCGGCGGCGGCACGAACGCGTTCGTCGCCTCGCACCCGGAGTTCCGGGTCGACTACCACGGCGCGTCCTACCTCGACCACCGCGAAATCGCGAGCGACGTCGGCGCGGCGTTCGTCGCGGTCGACTCCCACCGGCTCGGCGCCGACGTCGACGAGCCCGCCGACCTCGCGGAGGTGCTGATCCACGGCGAGGGTCGCTCGGCGGCGTGGCTCCGCGAGGCCGGGTTCGTCCTCGACGCGTCCGACGGTCGCGTGGCGGTCGTCCGGGAGTGA
- a CDS encoding tubulin/FtsZ family protein gives MKLAMIGFGQAGGKVVDKFLEYDKRTGSEIVRAAAAVNTAKADLMGLEHIAEDQRVLIGQSRVKGHGVGADNELGAEIAEEDIDEVQGAIDSIPVHEVDAFLVVAGLGGGTGSGGAPVLAKHLKRIYTEPVYGLGILPGSDEGGIYTLNAARSFQTFVREVDNLMVFDNDAWRKTGESVQGGYEEINEEIVRRFGILFGAGEIQQGQEVAESVVDSSEIINTLSGGGVSTVGYAEEEVEERSSGGLLSRLRDDGNDEELDSAHTTNRITSLVRKAALGRLTLPCEIEGAERALLVLAGPPEYLNRKGIERGRKWLEEQTGSMEVRGGDYPYRGAGFVATVILLAGVTNVPRIKELQQVAIEAQDNLDEIREESDENLDELVSDDSDELESLF, from the coding sequence ATGAAACTCGCAATGATCGGATTCGGACAGGCGGGGGGCAAAGTCGTCGACAAGTTCTTGGAGTACGACAAGCGGACGGGCTCCGAGATCGTTCGGGCCGCGGCGGCCGTCAACACGGCGAAGGCGGACCTCATGGGGCTCGAACACATCGCCGAGGACCAGCGCGTCCTCATCGGCCAGTCGCGCGTGAAGGGTCACGGCGTCGGCGCGGACAACGAGCTGGGCGCGGAGATCGCCGAGGAGGACATCGACGAGGTCCAGGGCGCCATCGACTCGATCCCGGTCCACGAGGTCGACGCCTTCCTCGTCGTCGCCGGCCTCGGCGGCGGGACGGGCTCCGGCGGCGCGCCGGTGCTCGCGAAACACCTCAAGCGGATCTACACCGAGCCCGTCTACGGGCTGGGGATCCTGCCGGGCAGCGACGAGGGCGGCATCTACACCCTCAACGCGGCCCGCTCGTTCCAGACGTTCGTCCGCGAGGTGGACAACCTGATGGTGTTCGACAACGACGCCTGGCGGAAGACGGGCGAGTCCGTTCAGGGCGGCTACGAGGAGATCAACGAGGAGATCGTCCGGCGGTTCGGAATTTTATTCGGCGCCGGCGAGATCCAGCAGGGCCAGGAGGTCGCCGAGAGCGTCGTCGACTCCTCGGAGATCATCAACACGCTCTCCGGCGGCGGCGTCTCCACCGTCGGTTACGCGGAGGAGGAGGTCGAGGAGCGCTCCTCGGGCGGCCTGCTCTCGCGGCTGCGCGACGACGGGAACGACGAGGAGCTCGACAGCGCGCACACCACGAACCGGATCACCAGCCTCGTGCGCAAGGCGGCGCTGGGCCGGCTCACGCTCCCCTGCGAGATCGAGGGCGCGGAGCGCGCCCTCCTCGTGCTCGCCGGGCCGCCGGAGTACCTCAACCGGAAGGGGATCGAGCGCGGCCGCAAGTGGCTCGAAGAGCAGACCGGCTCGATGGAGGTCCGGGGCGGGGACTACCCGTACCGCGGCGCCGGCTTCGTCGCGACCGTCATCCTGCTCGCGGGCGTCACGAACGTCCCGCGGATCAAGGAGCTCCAGCAGGTCGCCATCGAGGCGCAGGACAACCTCGACGAGATCCGCGAGGAGAGCGACGAGAACCTCGACGAGCTCGTCAGCGACGACAGCGACGAGCTGGAATCCCTGTTCTAA
- a CDS encoding complex I NDUFA9 subunit family protein, whose amino-acid sequence MKVLVAGGTGFIGSYLCRALADDGHAVTALSRSPEETPDGVTGVTGDVTDYDSIESAVEGHDAVVNLVALSPLFEPDGGNRMHDRIHRGGTENLVRAAEAGGVDGFVQLSALGADPDGDTAYIRAKGEAEEIVRDSGLDWTIFRPSVVFGEGGEFVSFTKRLKGMFAPGVPLYPLPGGGKTRFQPIHVEDLVPMIAAAVTDDEHAGETYEIGGPEVLTLRQVTDLVYEAEEKGVTIVPLPMPLAKIGLSVLGAVPGFPMGADQYRSLKFDNTTADNDVGAFGVDPTELTTLGEHLGIR is encoded by the coding sequence ATGAAAGTGTTGGTAGCCGGCGGGACCGGATTCATCGGGTCGTACCTCTGTCGCGCGCTCGCCGACGACGGGCACGCGGTGACCGCGCTCTCCCGCTCGCCCGAGGAGACGCCGGACGGCGTGACGGGCGTCACCGGCGACGTGACCGACTACGACTCCATCGAGTCGGCCGTCGAGGGGCACGACGCGGTCGTGAACCTGGTCGCGCTCTCGCCGCTGTTCGAACCGGACGGCGGCAACCGGATGCACGACCGGATCCACCGCGGCGGGACCGAGAACCTCGTCCGCGCGGCCGAGGCGGGCGGCGTCGACGGCTTCGTCCAGCTGAGCGCGCTCGGCGCGGACCCTGACGGCGACACCGCCTACATCCGCGCGAAGGGCGAGGCGGAGGAGATCGTCCGCGACAGCGGCCTCGACTGGACGATCTTCCGTCCCTCCGTCGTCTTCGGCGAGGGCGGCGAGTTCGTCTCGTTCACCAAGCGGCTGAAGGGGATGTTCGCGCCGGGCGTCCCGCTGTACCCGCTCCCCGGCGGCGGGAAGACGCGGTTCCAGCCGATCCACGTCGAGGACCTCGTGCCGATGATCGCCGCCGCAGTGACCGACGACGAGCACGCCGGCGAGACCTACGAGATAGGGGGGCCGGAGGTGCTCACGCTCCGGCAGGTGACGGACCTCGTCTACGAGGCGGAGGAGAAGGGCGTCACCATCGTCCCGCTGCCGATGCCGCTGGCGAAGATCGGCCTCTCCGTCCTCGGCGCGGTGCCCGGGTTCCCGATGGGCGCGGACCAGTACCGGTCGCTGAAGTTCGACAACACGACCGCCGACAACGACGTCGGGGCGTTCGGCGTCGACCCGACCGAACTGACCACACTCGGCGAACACCTCGGGATCCGATGA
- a CDS encoding universal stress protein: MYDRICVPTDGSDAAAAAFEHTLAIAADHGATVHLLHVADTTRDSVTRIGGDVVDVLEQEGESIVDEAAARAADRGVEAETAVRQGGVPETVAAYAEEVGADLVSMSTRGRQGVEHLVGSTTERVVRQSLVPVLALRPGDEAVPYPYEDVLVPTDGSPAATAALDRAIPIAERAGATVHVLSVVDTGGIGIGDHVEVDVLSEYADDAVAEGVERVEDAGLEAVGAVEVASSAARGIRAYADDPGVDLVAMGTHGRTGVGRYLLGSVAERTLRTVPVPVLTVPVPEEE; encoded by the coding sequence ATGTACGACCGGATCTGCGTCCCCACCGACGGCAGCGACGCGGCCGCGGCGGCCTTCGAGCACACCCTGGCGATCGCCGCCGACCACGGCGCGACGGTCCACCTCCTCCACGTCGCGGACACGACCCGCGACAGCGTGACCCGAATCGGCGGCGACGTAGTCGACGTGCTGGAACAGGAGGGCGAGTCGATCGTCGATGAGGCGGCCGCCCGCGCCGCGGACCGCGGCGTGGAGGCGGAGACGGCCGTCCGGCAGGGGGGCGTCCCCGAGACGGTCGCCGCGTACGCCGAAGAGGTCGGCGCCGACCTCGTCTCGATGTCGACGCGGGGGCGGCAGGGGGTCGAACACCTCGTCGGCAGCACGACCGAGCGCGTCGTCCGGCAGTCGCTGGTGCCGGTGTTGGCGCTCCGTCCGGGCGACGAGGCCGTCCCGTACCCGTACGAGGACGTGTTGGTGCCGACCGACGGGAGCCCGGCCGCGACCGCCGCGCTCGACCGCGCGATCCCGATCGCCGAACGGGCGGGGGCGACGGTCCACGTCCTCTCGGTCGTCGACACCGGCGGGATCGGTATCGGCGACCACGTCGAGGTGGACGTGCTCTCGGAGTACGCCGACGACGCGGTCGCCGAGGGCGTCGAGCGCGTTGAGGACGCCGGGTTAGAGGCGGTCGGCGCCGTCGAGGTCGCCTCCTCGGCCGCGCGCGGGATCCGGGCGTACGCCGACGACCCCGGCGTCGACCTCGTCGCGATGGGGACCCACGGCCGGACCGGCGTGGGGCGGTACCTGCTGGGGAGCGTCGCCGAGCGCACCCTCCGGACGGTCCCCGTGCCGGTGTTAACGGTCCCGGTTCCCGAAGAGGAGTGA
- a CDS encoding hemolysin family protein, with protein sequence MVAVAVSLSRVAAALALVALNGFFVASEFAFVRIRATSVEQLVEEGKAGAETLQEVMTNLDDYLAATQLGITLASLGLGWIGEPAVAALIEPALGPVLPDGLVHLVAFAIGFSVITFLHVVFGELAPKTIAIAQAERISLLLAPPMKLSYLIFSPGIAVFNGTANAFTSLIGVPPASESDETLEEREIRRVLARAGEAGHVDESEVAMIEGVFELDDTAARELMVPRPDVVSLPADASLSAVRETVLDAGHTRYPVVENDDADRVVGFVDVKDVLRATEAGDDGATASDLAREILVVPETTSAGDLLVQFRDERRQMAAVIDEWGAFEGIATVEDVAEALVGDLRDEFDVADGRHTIRRTGDRTHEADGSVALVDVNDALGTDLSGDGYETLGGFVLDRIGRSPEVGDVAQTEAYAFEVTAVDGARISTVRVTRRDGPDESGDAGDGSDADAESPGDAA encoded by the coding sequence ATGGTAGCGGTCGCCGTCTCGCTCTCGCGGGTAGCGGCCGCCCTCGCGTTGGTCGCCCTGAACGGCTTCTTCGTCGCCTCCGAGTTCGCGTTCGTCAGGATCCGGGCCACCTCGGTCGAGCAGCTGGTCGAGGAGGGGAAGGCGGGCGCGGAGACGCTTCAGGAGGTGATGACCAACCTCGACGACTACCTCGCGGCGACGCAGCTCGGGATCACGCTCGCGTCGCTCGGGCTCGGGTGGATCGGCGAGCCCGCGGTCGCGGCGCTCATCGAGCCCGCCCTCGGTCCGGTCCTGCCGGACGGGCTGGTCCACCTCGTCGCGTTCGCGATCGGGTTCTCCGTCATCACCTTCCTCCACGTCGTCTTCGGCGAGCTGGCGCCGAAGACGATCGCCATCGCGCAGGCGGAGCGCATCTCGCTGCTCCTGGCGCCGCCGATGAAGCTCTCCTATCTGATCTTCTCGCCCGGTATCGCGGTGTTCAACGGCACCGCGAACGCGTTCACGAGCCTGATCGGCGTGCCGCCCGCCTCGGAGAGCGACGAGACGCTCGAAGAGCGGGAGATCCGGCGCGTGCTGGCGCGGGCAGGCGAGGCCGGCCACGTCGACGAGTCCGAGGTCGCGATGATCGAGGGCGTCTTCGAGCTCGACGACACCGCGGCCCGCGAGCTGATGGTCCCTCGCCCGGACGTGGTCTCGCTGCCCGCGGACGCGTCCCTTTCGGCGGTCCGCGAGACGGTCCTCGACGCGGGTCACACCCGGTACCCGGTCGTCGAGAACGACGACGCCGACCGCGTCGTCGGCTTCGTGGACGTGAAGGACGTGCTGCGCGCGACCGAGGCGGGCGACGACGGCGCGACCGCGAGCGACCTGGCGCGGGAGATCCTCGTCGTCCCGGAGACGACGAGCGCCGGCGACCTCCTCGTCCAGTTCCGCGACGAGCGCCGGCAGATGGCGGCGGTGATCGACGAGTGGGGCGCCTTCGAGGGGATCGCGACCGTCGAGGACGTCGCCGAGGCGCTCGTCGGCGACCTCCGCGACGAGTTCGACGTCGCCGACGGCCGCCACACCATCCGTCGGACCGGCGACCGGACCCACGAGGCCGACGGGTCGGTCGCGCTCGTCGACGTCAACGACGCGCTCGGCACCGACCTCAGCGGCGACGGCTACGAGACGCTCGGCGGGTTCGTCCTCGACCGCATCGGGCGCTCGCCGGAGGTCGGCGACGTCGCACAGACCGAGGCGTACGCCTTCGAGGTCACCGCGGTCGACGGCGCGCGCATCTCCACGGTGCGCGTCACGCGGCGCGACGGCCCGGACGAGTCGGGCGACGCCGGTGACGGATCGGACGCCGACGCGGAGTCGCCCGGCGACGCGGCGTAG
- the tmk gene encoding dTMP kinase — protein sequence MLITLEGLDGSGKTTVWEALQDVYPDATFTREPTDSWYGEAVGRSMGDPDADPLAELFLYTADHANHLSETVRPALAHGDLVISDRYSDSRFAYQGATLARADAGIERPLEYVRGIHAAFSRPPDATIYLDLDPKTAAERAGRTDKFERDGYLAAVRDNYERLIDADPGRFHRVDATRAPEDVVARVEEIVADLVDR from the coding sequence ATGCTGATCACGCTGGAGGGGCTCGACGGCAGCGGCAAGACGACGGTCTGGGAGGCGCTCCAAGACGTGTACCCCGACGCGACGTTCACCCGCGAGCCCACCGACAGCTGGTACGGAGAGGCGGTGGGGCGCTCGATGGGTGACCCGGACGCCGACCCGCTCGCGGAGCTGTTCTTATACACCGCCGACCACGCGAACCACCTCTCGGAGACGGTGCGGCCGGCGCTCGCCCACGGCGACCTGGTTATCTCCGACCGCTACTCGGACTCGCGGTTCGCCTACCAGGGGGCGACGCTCGCGCGCGCCGACGCCGGGATCGAGCGCCCGCTGGAGTACGTCCGCGGGATCCACGCCGCCTTCTCGCGCCCGCCGGACGCGACGATCTACCTCGATCTGGACCCGAAGACCGCGGCCGAACGCGCCGGGCGCACGGACAAGTTCGAGCGCGACGGCTACCTCGCGGCCGTGCGCGACAACTACGAGCGCCTGATAGACGCCGACCCCGGCCGGTTCCACCGCGTCGACGCGACGCGCGCGCCCGAGGACGTGGTCGCGCGGGTCGAGGAGATAGTCGCCGATTTGGTCGACCGCTGA
- a CDS encoding DUF5813 family protein, translating to MSETEDDDAEPVDDAEPVDGAGNGSAPADDLPDRIRRAFADHGSFERDGDGWVSTTTAFDGRVRAERADEGRIRFTVTVRVPTLSAVTADEVADVVEDGWADTFERRAVDVGGVTRKDREFDPAVERGGDEIAVTYEFADINERRGVDDAGALIDFVEGTYVQGVIPGYEYTPPVSDLLSAARQQGGGGPV from the coding sequence ATGAGCGAAACAGAGGACGACGACGCCGAGCCCGTCGACGACGCCGAGCCCGTCGACGGCGCGGGAAACGGGTCCGCCCCGGCCGACGACCTCCCCGACCGGATCCGGCGGGCGTTCGCTGACCACGGCTCCTTCGAGCGCGACGGCGACGGCTGGGTCTCGACGACGACCGCCTTCGACGGGCGCGTCCGCGCCGAGCGGGCGGATGAGGGGCGAATCAGATTCACGGTCACCGTCCGCGTGCCGACGCTTTCGGCGGTCACCGCCGACGAGGTCGCCGACGTGGTCGAGGACGGCTGGGCCGACACGTTCGAGCGCCGCGCGGTCGACGTGGGCGGCGTCACGCGGAAGGACAGGGAGTTCGACCCCGCCGTCGAGCGCGGGGGCGACGAGATAGCGGTGACCTACGAGTTCGCGGACATCAACGAGCGGCGCGGCGTCGACGACGCGGGCGCGCTGATCGACTTCGTCGAGGGGACGTACGTTCAGGGCGTCATCCCCGGCTACGAGTACACGCCCCCCGTCTCGGACCTGCTCTCGGCCGCGCGCCAGCAGGGCGGCGGCGGGCCGGTCTGA